From the Amblyraja radiata isolate CabotCenter1 chromosome 12, sAmbRad1.1.pri, whole genome shotgun sequence genome, one window contains:
- the LOC116979323 gene encoding interferon-inducible GTPase 5-like — translation MGGNSSSQQVAQSETPTFFTQEELSKLKSDFETGGVEKVQPLIQNKIKELDKTELNIAVTGETGAGKSTLINAMRGLRSTDEGAAEVGTTETTMEPTGYPHPNLPNVRYWDLPGTGSPQFTAGSYLRKMQFKKYDFFIIVAATRFKENDAKLAKEIKRLGKKFYFVRSKIDADLYAVRKERKTFDENEELEKIRSDCVSTLGKVGIPDPIVFLISSFKQDQYDFVQLIEALEGDLPNIKKRIFVLALPNLSVEIVQKKSELLKKGIWALATISGLVGAIPVPGVSLACDIGILIGAIIQFRKCLGLDDASLQRLANRTGKSMEELKAAAKSPLLGEITPDVIMRIGWGVAVVTVSALELALDIVPVIGSIFGAGSSFLMTFKILRDALKDLTESAERVVRVAFET, via the coding sequence ACAGGTGGCTCAGTCTGAGACCCCCACATTCTTCACACAGGAAGAGCTCAGCAAACTGAAGTCCGACTTTGAAACGGGTGGTGTGGAAAAGGTTCAACCTTTGATACAGAATAAGATCAAAGAACTGGACAAGACCGAGCTGAACATCGCCGTGACGGGAGAGACGGGTGCAGGAAAATCCACCCTCATCAACGCCATGAGAGGGCTTCGTAGCACAGATGAGGGAGCGGCTGAGGTTGGTACCACGGAAACTACAATGGAGCCAACCGGATACCCACATCCCAATCTGCCCAATGTCCGCTACTGggacctgccggggaccggatccCCACAATTCACCGCGGGTTCCTACCTGAggaaaatgcaatttaaaaaatacgATTTCTTCATCATAGTGGCAGCTACTCGATTCAAAGAGAATGATGCAAAACTTGCCAAGGAGATTAAGCGGCTGGGGAAGAAGTTCTACTTTGTCCGCTCTAAGATTGACGCTGACCTTTATGCTGTGCGGAAGGAACGGAAGACATTTGATGAAAACGAGGAATTGGAAAAGATCCGGAGTGACTGTGTCAGTACGTTGGGGAAGGTCGGGATCCCTGATCCCATCGTGTTCCTGATATCCAGTTTTAAACAGGATCAGTATGATTTTGTTCAGTTAATTGAAGCACTGGAAGGTGATTTACCAAACATAAAGAAAAGGATCTTTGTCTTggcccttcccaacctcagcgtgGAGATTGTTCAGAAGAAAAGTGAGTTGCTGAAGAAGGGGATCTGGGCATTGGCGACCATCTCGGGATTAGTGGGGGCCATCCCAGTCCCTGGAGTCTCTCTCGCTTGTGACATTGGGATATTGATTGGAGCAATCATCCAGTTCCGGAAATGCCTGGGTCTTGATGATGCTTCTCTTCAGCGACTGGCCAACAGGACAGGTAAATCCATGGAAGAGCTGAAAGCCGCAGCAAAAAGTCCCCTGCTGGGAGAAATAACTCCAGATGTCATTATGAGGATAGGTTGGGGAGTCGCGGTTGTTACCGTGTCAGCCCTGGAACTAGCTCTCGACATTGTCCCAGTCATTGGCTCCATTTTTGGAGCAGGTTCATCATTCCTCATGACCTTCAAGATCCTGAGAGATGCGCTGAAGGATCTGACAGAGAGCGCGGAGAGGGTGGTGAGGGTAGCGTTTGAAACTTGA